TGATATATTTATCAGTTTTTAAAACCAAAAACAGTTCATCTTTTCCTGATTTTTAGAAAATTTTAAAGTATGCAATTAGATTCTACAGACAAAAAACTCATCAACTTACTACAGAATGACAGTAAGCAAACCACAAAACAGTTGTCTTTACAACTTAATTTATCTGTAACTGCTGTTTATGAGCGTATTAAAAAATTAGAAAATAATAAAGTAATCGATAAATATGTAGCAATTATCAATAAAAACAAAATTGAAAAATCTTTTTTGGTTTTTTGTCATATAAAATTAGTGCAACACACTAAAGAATATGTAACTACTTTTGAACGTGAAATTTTAAAATTGAATGAAGTTTC
The DNA window shown above is from Polaribacter sp. Hel_I_88 and carries:
- a CDS encoding Lrp/AsnC family transcriptional regulator, which encodes MQLDSTDKKLINLLQNDSKQTTKQLSLQLNLSVTAVYERIKKLENNKVIDKYVAIINKNKIEKSFLVFCHIKLVQHTKEYVTTFEREILKLNEVSECFHVSGDYDYILKIYVKNMDEYRNFMVTKLTAIKYIGSTHSIFSIEQVKNTTVINL